Below is a genomic region from Sinorhizobium meliloti.
GGGCCTTGCCACCCGCCGCTGAAATCCCCATATGCGTCGGGCAAAGAAGGAAGAGTAATATGTACCTGTCTATGGAGTCACAAGCTCCTGCAATTAAAGCGCAAAACTGGATAGGGGGCGAGCCCCTTGCGAACTTCCAGCCCGGCACAGTCTACGTCCTCGAATTTTTTTCCACCACGTGTCCACATTGTGTGGCGCCGATGCTCAATCTGATACAGCTGCAGGAGAAATACAGGGACCGAGGACTGGAGGTCGTTGGCGTGGCTGCAGAAGAACGGGCTGCGACTGCCGATGACGCTCGAGCGCATTTGGACCCATGGTTGACGGAAAACGTCCCGAAGTTGAACTTCCGGGTCGGGATCGACTGCACAGGCGAAATGGAAAAGCTATGGAAGGAAGCGAGCTTTTCTTTCGGAGTTCCATATTCGTTTGTGGTCGACCGAGACAGCCGCATCGCCTTTATCGGTCATCCGACGGACCTCGATTCTGTCCTGCCGCAGGTGCTTGACGGCACGTGGCGTAGCAGCGATCAAGCAAAAGCCGTCGAAAGGGAGCGGATCGCCAAAGGGCGAGACGACGCGCAACTGAACCCGATTCTAGACAAATTCACCGCGGCGATAGAGATGAAGGATTGGATGACAGCGCTCCCGGCGATCGAAGAGGCTATCGCTTTGATGCCAGATGACATCGACCTCCGCACGACTCATGTGGAAACTTTGCTTTACAAAATGCGCGACATGCAGACCGGCCTGACCGTACTGCGGCGATTGGTTCGTGACGCTATCGACAGAAACGACCAGGAGTGGCTGTTGAACGCGTTGGACCAACTCTTCAATCCAGATGAGTATGATTACACGCACTTTCCGTCTGCCGAGCGCCTTGCTATGGGCAAGGAGCTCTCCGAACACATCCTTGCACTGACAGGGCTGAAAGACGAGGTAAAGGCGTCGTATTATCGGGCCGTCGCTCCATACTACTATGAGAGCGGCAATAAAGCTCGCGCGGAGGAATTGCTCGAGCTCGCACTCAAGCTGGCGGACGGACTGCCTCGGGTAAACCCGTCCTGGCTAGAGGGTGTGCTGCAGACCCTCGCCACCTACAAGGGCGAGAAGGTTTGTCACGGAGCTCCTTGTGTGGCTCCGAAGGAGAATGTTCCGAATGGTGCCACACGGCAGGCGGAGAAGAAGAACCCGGCTTGAGGATGGCTCTAGATGTGAGCTTTCAGGACGTTGAGGGTGTAGACACCCCCTCGCTCCGTCGCTGCGGCAAAGTGCTGCCGTTGATCATTACTTGAATGGAGGCGTCGATGTCCGGCGCTTGCCGCGCGGGCAATGGTGGCATTGCAGCAACGTGATTACTAGGAGTCCTTTATAGTCATGCAATTTTCGGCAGCATTGCTGAGCTGACCGGTACTGAGTTTGCCAGCACTTGAGCCGGCCGTGCAGTATCGCGTCTGGAACTTCCATTCAAAGCTGAAGTGATGTTCGAACACATGTCCGAGCTGCACCGAATGGTCACCTCGCCCAACCACCGCCCCTTAACGGACCAGTCAAGTTTCTCTTGCCCCGAAACCGAAATGTCGGCGCATTTCTCGTTGCCGGACTCGTGCAAACTTGCTTTGCCGACTTGACAGGATGTGACCGGAATCCATATATAGCAGCTATATCCCCGTCATTGCCACTAGATTTAGGAAGCGCCAGCCCGATCGGCGTTCGATGCGATGCCTCGACTCCGCGCTTTGCAAGCAAACATTTCAACGCTGTCGCCGCTCGTCGGCTATGCCTCCGACGATGCCGACAAGAAGCGGCGAACCTTCCAGCCATGGCGTGCTTGGTACAATACCGCCGCATGGGAGGACCTGCGCCAAGCCGTGTTCCTGCGCGACAATTACACATGCCAGCGCACAGGCGAGCTTTGCACCGCAAAGGCGCCGGCCCCGAATAGTCCCGTCGCGCACCATAGGACCCCGCATCGAGGAGATCCGAAGCTCTTTTGGGACATCAACAATATCCAGACCGTATCCAAGCGGGTGCACGACGGAGAAATCCAGCGTGAAGAACAGGCCATCCCCCACGGCCAATGGGATTGACGCCATGCCTTGGCATCTTGCCTTCTCGGTGCTGATCATCGTCGGCGCCCTGATCATCTTCGTGCTCGTCACCGGCATCGCCCCATAGGGACGGAGGGGAAAGGTCGAAAGAAGGCCCCCCTGCTGGCGATGCGCACGCTGTCATCACGCCAGCCTTCTTCGGCTTGCCGTCAAGCAGCCGCTAGCCTCGACCTATTGCGACTTTGGCAACGTGGCATGGCGAACCTCGGCGAGCGAAACTGCTCAGACAGCTCACATTTTGCAGCTGACAGAGAACTTTTGTCCGGCTTCCAGGCGACCCTTCCACGTGCAGTCCGGGCGATTGTTGCGTGTCACAAGTAAATCGATCTCGCCCGGCTCGAAGGCATAGGTGCCGTCTGGCTTGGCCTCCCTTGGGCGCCATCCATTTATTTCGATAACGAAGTCCACAGGAGGGACTGGCTCGACGAGGACCGTCAGTGTTGGAAATTGGTAAAGCTGCATGAAGACGTATTTGGGCTGCAGGGTACTGACTATCTCCGCATACAGATGTGAGCCACCGAGCCTCAGGTCCGCCTTCCCGGCATCTCCTTCGCCAACTATGCCTCCTGGTACGGTGCTGACATAGCCGCCTTGTTCTATAACCGTCGCGAACTTCGCGACCTCAACCGGATCGACACCAGCTTTCAACGCGTTTGTGCTTATCTTGGTCGCCACATCCTTCAGTGCAGCTTCCGCCGCCGCAGGTGTCACAATAATACCAGCTTCGGCCGACCACTGAGCGATCACCTTTTCCAGTGTTACGTCGACCTCTTGTGCACGTGCCGATGTTGCGCCGGCGCTGAGAATTATCAGCAGAGCTCGTAGCCTCCAACTCAGCCGCCAAGCCCAACTGCTTGTCATGACGTTCCTCCGGAAGCTGTCTCCTTGAGACGTTCAAATGCAACTAAGGCGACTACAATTGCAAGCAAGAGGACGCCAAGCAAAAAGAAGCAAAAATGCATCCGATAAAGCGCTTGTATGCGCATTGTTCCGACCAGTTCGTAGCATCCATTAAACCAAAGATTTGAAATCTGAAACTTCCACAATATTGCACAAAGAACTGATGCGGCAATAGCTATCATAGATAGCAATGTGAAAAACATGCTCCAATTTGATAATTTAAGATTACCTTGAATTCCGATTAGGACAGCAGCGGATAATCCTAATAGGCCCGTACACAAGCCTAATACCAGTTCCATGGTTGTAGAGAGAAAGTCGACGGTCTCCTTGTACCTTTCGACGGGCGTACCGAGCGTACATGGGTCGAGCGGAATCCAGTGGACCGCCGCAATCATCACTCCCGTGATAACGACCACCCCCATAACCGCTGTAGCAACCGTTCGTATCGACACGATGTCCCCCACATCTATTTACGAGCAATCTGTCGCAACGTACAGGGGGGAGGGTGAAACATGATAGCCCAAAGCAGCCCAAGGACCGGCCCTCGCGCAATTCGGAGATTTTTTTCGCGCGGCGGAAAAAACGAGAGCGGAAATGGAGGATTTTTAAAGTCCATCATGGAAAACGCCGAAGATTGGGCGCCATAAGGTCGAGAGGCGGGCTGTATCGGTCCTTCAGGCTTTTGGCCAGCAGATCGGCGCGACCTCGCCGGGCCGCGTGACCTCCGGGTCGACGGGACAGACGATCAGACGATCCGGATAAGCATTCGGCCGGGATATTGCCCGGCGGTGACATGGAGAAGCAGCGGGCTGTCGTTGGCGACCGCATTGCGGATGACTTCGGCGGCGATGAACTCGACTTCATTAATGCAGCCATAGCTGGCTTTCTCGTCCAACCAGAGGCTGAAAGGCATGGTCTCGGGATTGTGTTCCAAGGCATGGACGACGGCGGGCTTTTCGCCCGCGTCCAGATTGGCATTGTGCATCAGGTAGACGCCATAATCGCAGCGCAGCCAAAAGCCCGGCTCGGGAGCATCCTGGTGCCAAAGGGCGCGCTGCCCCTTCGACCAGCTTGCCTCGGCGGATTTGAGCAGGTCGCGCAATTGCGCGACTGGGAAAGTCAGTAGCATTGTTGGGTGCTCCATTCATAGCATGCGGAAAGCACGCCTGCGCCGCTCGGGGCCTCGCATCCGATTTCTTGCCCGCCCTCGGCTGGTGTGCAAACCGCGCGAGCGCATGATTGCCGACGATAACCATACCGGCGGGTAAAATCATAGCGGTCATCCGGCCTCTCCGGTCGCGCCGGTTTTACTCGGCCCGTGCCGCGTTGCGCTGCGCCTCAAGGGCGGTGACCGCGAAGTTCCGGTATTTGTTCGTCGCCTTCGGCGAGAAGGAAACCGGATTGATCGGGAAGGCCTTTAAGGGTTGATATCGCCCTTTTCGCCCCCGGACGAGGAAAAGCGATGCGGTGAATTTGACCGCGTAGGCTTCCGGCGAGGTCAGGTCGGGGTGGTCTTTTAGGTCCTTCCTTGGTTTTTGCCGGCCCCTCATTGGCGCGTGCTCAACACCTATAGAGACCGGGGTCGGGAGTTATCACTAAGTGGTTGTTGTTGCAGTAAAACGGTAAGCCATGAGCAAGCGAAAACAAGCCGGCCGGCCGCCGCATGAGCCGAGCGAAAAAGATCGGAAAATGGTTGAGGTCCTATCGGGCTTCGCGGTGCCGACAAAGGATATAGCCGAGGTCGTGGGGATCACTCAGGCCACGCTATTCAAGCATTACCGGGATCAGCTGCGGCGCGGCGGCGCGCTCGTTCAGGCCAAGCTGGTCGCCAATCTCCTGCGGATCGCCAGCGGCAGCGATGGCACGGCGCTAAAGGCAATCACCTTCGCGCTGCAATGCCGCTTCGGCTGGTCGCAATATGTGCCGCGCCCGGATGGTGAACGCGATCGGCCTCCGGGCAAGAAGGAAATTCAGCAGCGCGAGGCCGAAACCGCGCATACCGAATCCGATTGGGGCCGGCTGTTGAATTGACCGGCTGGAACTTCGCCTGCCCGGATTGGGAGCAACGGCTCCTTGCCGGTAAATCGCTGATCCCGGATTTGCCGCTGGACGAGGCCGAGGCGGCCCGCGCCGTCGATATCTTCAATAAGCTCCGCCTGCCCGATGTGCCCGGCCAGCCGCTCCTGCGCGATGCGGCCGGCGAATGGCAGCGCGATATCGTCCGCGCCATCTTCGGCTCAATGGTCGGCGACACGCGCATGGTGCAGGAGCTTTTCTGCATGGTGCCGAAAAAGAACAACAAGACGACCGGCAGCGCCGGGGTCTCGTTGACCGCCTTGCTGATGAATTCCCGGCCGCATGCCGAATTCATCTATGTGGGGCCGACGCATGAGGTCTCCGACCAAGCCTTTCAGCAGGCGGTCGGGATGATCGAGGCCGACGATTATCTAAGCAAGCGGTTCCATATCGCGCACCATACGAAGACGATTCTGGACCGGCGCAACAAAGCCCGGCTCAAGGTCAAGACCTTCGACATGAAGGTCGTCACCGGCTCCAAGCCGATTTTCGTGTTGCTGGACGAACTGCACCTTATGTCGTCCATGGCCGCCGCCGCCCGGATCATCGTCCAGATTCGCAACGGCATGCCGGCGCCGGAATCGGTGCTGGTCATGATCACCACGCAATCGGACGAGCCGCCGGCCGGGGCATTCAAGACGGAACTCCGATATGCGCGCGGCGTCCGCGACGGCCGGATCAAAGAAAGCCGTATGCTGCCGATCCTCTATGAATTCCCGGAGGAGATGCAGCGCAGCGGCGCGTGGCGCGATCCGGCGGTCTGGCCGCTGGTCAATCCGAACCTCGGCCGCTCGATCACGCTGGAAAAGCTGAAATCGAGCTATCAGGCGGCAGTCGAAAAAGGCGACGAGGATTTGCGCCTGTGGGCGTCGCAAAGGCTGAACGTCGAAATCGGCGTCGCCCTGCATGACGACCGCTGGCTCGGCGCCGATTATTGGGAAAGCGCGGCCGATCCGTCCATCACGCTCGACTCGCTGATCGCCGAGTCCGATGCCATCGTTTTCGGCATCGATGGCGGCGGGCTGGACGATCTATTCGGGCTGGCGGCGATCGGCCGTTGCAAGCGCAATCGCAGTGAATGGCGGCTCTGGTCGCATGCCTGGGCGCACAAGGATGTGCTCTCCCGGCGAAAGGAAATCGCCGACCGGCTGCATGACTTTCAGCGCGACGGCGATCTAACCATTTGCGAGACGCCGACGCAGGATTTCGAGGAAGTCGCCGACATCATCGCCCGCGTCCGGGATACCGGGCTGTTGCCCGAAAAGGCCGGCGTCGGCCTCGATCCGGTCGGCGTCGCCAACATGGTCGATGCGCTGGCGGTGCGCGGCATCACTGGCGATCAGGTCGTCGCGATCCCGCAGGGCTACCGCCTTTCGGGCGTCATCCAAGGCACAGAGCGCAAATTGAAGGACGGCACGCTTTGGCACGCTGGCGCGCCGCTCATGGCGTGGTGCGTCGGCAATGCAAAGGTCGAACAACGTGGGAATGCGGTGCTGATTACCAAGCAAGTCGCGGGCAAGGCGAAAATTGACCCGCTCGTCGCCGCCTTTGATGCGGCCATGCTGATGAGCAAGAACCCCGAGGCGGTCGGGGCGGGCATGGATAGCTATTTCCTAAGCCTCGCAGGGGCAGCGGCGTGAGCCTCCTCCGCAAAATGGCGACCTTCTTCCGGCGGCTGTCCTTGCGCACCCCGGACGGCTGGTATCCCGATGGCCAGCGCTCGGACGCGGGCGAGCCGATCACCGACCAGAACATCCTCGCGATTTCGGCTGTATGGGCCTGCGTCAATCTGCTGGCCGGCACCATCGCATCACTCCCGCTCATGGTCTATCGGACCAACAGCCGGGGCGAGCGCACGCTGGCGCGCGATCATCCGTTGTTTCGCATCCTGCATGACAGCCCGAATTACGACCAGACGGCCACCGACTTTTGGGAATACTCCTCGGCCTCTATCGAGCTTTGGGGCAATTCCTAC
It encodes:
- a CDS encoding peroxiredoxin family protein; this translates as MYLSMESQAPAIKAQNWIGGEPLANFQPGTVYVLEFFSTTCPHCVAPMLNLIQLQEKYRDRGLEVVGVAAEERAATADDARAHLDPWLTENVPKLNFRVGIDCTGEMEKLWKEASFSFGVPYSFVVDRDSRIAFIGHPTDLDSVLPQVLDGTWRSSDQAKAVERERIAKGRDDAQLNPILDKFTAAIEMKDWMTALPAIEEAIALMPDDIDLRTTHVETLLYKMRDMQTGLTVLRRLVRDAIDRNDQEWLLNALDQLFNPDEYDYTHFPSAERLAMGKELSEHILALTGLKDEVKASYYRAVAPYYYESGNKARAEELLELALKLADGLPRVNPSWLEGVLQTLATYKGEKVCHGAPCVAPKENVPNGATRQAEKKNPA
- a CDS encoding DUF3085 domain-containing protein translates to MLLTFPVAQLRDLLKSAEASWSKGQRALWHQDAPEPGFWLRCDYGVYLMHNANLDAGEKPAVVHALEHNPETMPFSLWLDEKASYGCINEVEFIAAEVIRNAVANDSPLLLHVTAGQYPGRMLIRIV
- a CDS encoding terminase large subunit, with the protein product MTGWNFACPDWEQRLLAGKSLIPDLPLDEAEAARAVDIFNKLRLPDVPGQPLLRDAAGEWQRDIVRAIFGSMVGDTRMVQELFCMVPKKNNKTTGSAGVSLTALLMNSRPHAEFIYVGPTHEVSDQAFQQAVGMIEADDYLSKRFHIAHHTKTILDRRNKARLKVKTFDMKVVTGSKPIFVLLDELHLMSSMAAAARIIVQIRNGMPAPESVLVMITTQSDEPPAGAFKTELRYARGVRDGRIKESRMLPILYEFPEEMQRSGAWRDPAVWPLVNPNLGRSITLEKLKSSYQAAVEKGDEDLRLWASQRLNVEIGVALHDDRWLGADYWESAADPSITLDSLIAESDAIVFGIDGGGLDDLFGLAAIGRCKRNRSEWRLWSHAWAHKDVLSRRKEIADRLHDFQRDGDLTICETPTQDFEEVADIIARVRDTGLLPEKAGVGLDPVGVANMVDALAVRGITGDQVVAIPQGYRLSGVIQGTERKLKDGTLWHAGAPLMAWCVGNAKVEQRGNAVLITKQVAGKAKIDPLVAAFDAAMLMSKNPEAVGAGMDSYFLSLAGAAA